Proteins encoded within one genomic window of Salmo trutta chromosome 11, fSalTru1.1, whole genome shotgun sequence:
- the LOC115201852 gene encoding zinc finger protein 92 homolog isoform X2 — MIESGEVAGLGVKHERSEGEEDPRHSRDIQIGETGPPLVATEDPTTTPAQPRIRSSITEVSGRPDTILKSETDTKTLTVTQRHLHPERLGLGRLGCPPAPSSEYLLYDNPSPIHSHRDSGDETGNEPSCSYTTEMDPGMPLGLETQTGPSRGDWNRYSSSVYSEGCLDKKGEGLIVDDVKVEGEVPPTWNAHSHLGDGLSQGRDLLDSRESFKTNLNVVTHSPLQAFSDRDPVSTSMGPSDSHGHVLFNQVLNSNDRARAQAQGGGATSGNNKEKRFLCMFCNKGFSCSQKVEIHQRVHTGEKPFSCTQCHMRFAEAGNLKRHQRVHTGVKPFSCTQCHMPFAQAGSLKRHQRVHTGEKPFSCPHCEKRFSRQHQLKIHLKVHTGERPFTCTHCGKRFSEKSCLRIHQQKNHSTV; from the exons ATGATAGAG TCTGGAGAGGTTGCAGGTCTTGGGGTCAAGCACGAGaggtctgaaggagaggaggacccaCGGCACAGCAGAGACATCCAGATCGGAGAGACTGGACCACCCCTTGTAGCCACGGAggaccccaccaccaccccagcgCAGCCCAGGATTAGAAGCagcatcacggaggtcagtggaaGGCCGGACACCATcctcaagtcagagacagacaccaaGACTTTAACTGTAACACAAAGGCATTTACACCCAGAGAGACTGGGTCTGGGGAGGCtgggctgtcctcctgctccCAGCTCAGAGTATTTACTTTACGATAACCCGAGCCCGATTCATTCCCATCGAGACTCAGGTGACGAGACTGGCAATGAACCGTCTTGTTCTTACActacagagatggaccctggcATGCCCTTGGGTTTAGAGACACAAACTGGTCCAtctagaggggactggaaccggtacagtagtagtgtatactctgaagggtgcctagataagaaaggggaggGTCTGATCGTAGATGATGTGAAAGTGGAGGGCGAGGTTCCTCCCACATGGAATGCACATAGTCACCTAGGAGACGGACTATCACAGGGCAGAGATTTATTAGACAGCAGGGAAAGCTTTAAGACAAATCTAAATGTCGTGACCCACTCCCCTTTACAGGCGTTCAGTGATCGCGACCCAGTGTCAACGTCGATGGGGCCTTCTGATTCACACGGCCACGTCCTTTTCAatcaggtattgaactcaaacgaccgggctagagcccaggctcagggagggggagccacatcaggcaataataaagagaaacggttcctctgcatgttctgtaacaaaggcttcagttgctcccagaaggtggagatccaccagagggtccacacaggggagaaacccttcagctgtacccagtgtcacatgcgcttcgCAGAGGCTGgcaacctgaagaggcaccagagggtccacacaggggtgaaaccctttagctgtacccagtgtcacatgccGTTCGCCCAGGCTGGCAGCCTGAAgcggcaccagagggtccacacaggggagaaaccctttaGCTGCCCTCattgtgagaagaggttctcacGCCAGCACCAGCTTAAGAtccacctgaaggtccacacaggagagaggccatTTACCTGTACGCACtgcgggaagaggttctcagagaagAGCtgcctcaggatacaccagcagaaaaaccaTTCCACTGTTTAA